A stretch of Astyanax mexicanus isolate ESR-SI-001 chromosome 21, AstMex3_surface, whole genome shotgun sequence DNA encodes these proteins:
- the setdb2 gene encoding histone-lysine N-methyltransferase SETDB2: MEDPDIDLPERARYFWSRLDVDMVFDELLSFLISLRDNIKIKNASDKDYIQAMNIILEAEVTLSGALKNDTFEQVLISEDILTVSVSDTHCAFLKDGSMQEDELDEDCSRGSRNPESGSDNSQMSSYNRNNNASLEKVDQYDHVLLQSSPRFSPNDQMAPVSPIQVLYLEHDCSQACIPQLPPSMNHYLGQNPLRVPLLCKFQRQCAFHCSSVEQEDELQDSVEADVLYKAPCGRGLCCMDDVLQFLQQTESLGSLQPVNFSFNPEVLPDRESPPRLLGSAPSLSATILFERDISRGTEAVPVPLCNEVDGVRPKEFRYRKERWPHGCFLSAAPFFSACCDCADGCTDVKRCLCLQRSLKAGAAPKQLYDHQRLNEPVSTGLFECGPWCACEKSKCLNRVVQRGLRVRLQVFRTSDKGWGVRCRDDLDKGTFVCIYAGVVLSLEQSLEDTISSKNLKDDAASDDEVEVVEEWTLPTGQKTTVTETLDISPPLYVPVIKKPADQTSVVLDGEKEQLEQQDLQEEIKTSSPDSNKTEMKDQDDKKEEVVRKKPRLESKEKKGDTPHPDQAVPKGHVLKQGPQENMYYLDASKEGNVARFINHSCNPNLFVQNVFVDTHNPKFPLVAFFTCRSIKAGTELTWNYSYNPGSDPEHEVPCLCGYKNCQTILI; the protein is encoded by the exons ATGGAGGACCCCGATATTG AccttccagagagagcaaggtacTTCTGGTCTCGGTTGGACGTAGACATGGTTTTTGACGAATTGCTGAGTTTCCTCATTAGTCTGAGAGACAACATCAAAATCAAGAACGCTTCGGACAAAG ACTACATCCAAGCCATGAATATCATCCTGGAAGCTGAGGTGACGCTGAGTGGAGCCTTGAAGAATGACACCTTTGAGCAGGTGCTCATCAGTGAAG ACATCCTGACTGTGTCTGTGTCAGATACTCACTGTGCTTTTCTGAAGGATGGATCTATGCAAGAGGATGAATTGGACGAGGACTGCTCAAG AGGTTCACGAAACCCAGAGTCTGGTTCGGACAACAGCCAGATGTCTTCATATAACAGAAATAATAATGCTTCATTAGAGAAAGTCGACCAATATGACCACGTGTTGCTGCAGTCATCACCCAGATTTTCCCCAAATGACCAAATGGCCCCCGTGTCACCCATCCAGGTTTTATACCTGGAGCACGACTGCAGCCAAGCCTGCATCCCTCAACTACCGCCCAGCATGAACCATTACCTGGGCCAGAATCCTTTGCGAGTGCCTCTACTCTGCAAGTTCCAGCGGCAGTGTGCTTTTCACTGCTCATCGGTAGAGCAGGAAGATGAGCTGCAAGACTCTGTGGAGGCAGATGTTCTCTATAAAGCCCCGTGtgggcggggcttgtgctgcATGGACGACGTGTTGCAGTTTCTACAACAGACTGAAAGCCTTGGAAGTTTGCAACCAGTGAATTTCAGCTTTAACCCAGAAGTGCTGCCGGACCGCGAATCTCCTCCGAGACTGCTGGGCTCTGCTCCATCACTTTCAGCAACCATTTTATTTGAAAGAGACATTAGTCGTGGGACGGAGGCGGTCCCGGTCCCGCTGTGCAACGAGGTGGACGGGGTGCGACCCAAAGAGTTTCGCTACCGCAAAGAGCGCTGGCCTCACGGCTGTTTCCTGAGTGCAGCTCCATTCTTCTCAGCCTGTTGTGACTGCGCAGACGGCTGCACAGACGTAAAGAGATGCTTGTGTCTTCAGCGGTCTCTGAAAGCAGGTGCTGCCCCAAAGCAGCTTTATGACCACCAGCGGTTAAATGAGCCTGTGTCCACAGG gtTATTTGAGTGTGGCCCTTGGTGCGCGTGCGAGAAAAGCAAGTGTCTGAATCGTGTGGTCCAGCGTGGGCTTCGTGTTCGCCTGCAAGTGTTTCGCACCAGTGACAAAGGGTGGGGTGTTCGCTGTCGTGATGACCTGGACAAGGGCACCTTTGTTTGTATTTATGCAG GTGTTGTCCTCAGTCTTGAGCAGAGCTTAGAGGATACAATCTCCTCTAAAAACTTGAAGGACGATGCAGCGTCAGATGatgaggtggaggtggtggaggaatGGACTCTCCCTACAGGACAGAAAACAACAGTTACTGAAACACTGGACATCTCGCCTCCTCTTTATGTTCCTGTGATCAAGAAGCCTGCAGATCAGACCTCTGTGGTTCTGGATGGAGAGAaggaacagctggagcagcag GATCTCCAGGAAGAAATTAAGACTTCATCACCCGATTCCAATAAAACAG AAATGAAAGACCAAGATGATAAAAAAGAAGAAGTAGTGAGGAAAAAGCCTCGGTTGGAGtccaaagagaaaaaaggagataCCCCCCACCCAGATCAAGCGGTGCCTAAGGGACATGTCCTGAAACAAGGCCCTCAGGAGAACATGTACTATCTTGATGCTTCGAAAGAAGGAAACGTAGCAAGGTTTATAAAT CACAGCTGCAATCCAAACTTGTTTGTCCAGAatgtgtttgtggacacccaCAATCCAAAATTCCCACTCGTTGCTTTCTTCACCTGCAG ATCAATCAAAGCAGGTACAGAACTGACCTGGAACTACTCCTATAACCCGGGAAGCGACCCTGAGCATGAGGTGCCATGCCTATGCGGTTACAAGAACTGTCAAACCATTCTTATCTAA
- the LOC103045165 gene encoding late histone H2A.2.2, which produces MSGRGKKVGAAASKRKATVSRSTRAGLQFPVGRVACLLKKGNYAPRVGTGAAVYLASVLEYLSAEVLELAGNASRDNKKHRIAPRHIQLAVRNDEELNALLGSVTISEGGVLPNIQAQLLPKKTKASRDAADSSKEVQSQEF; this is translated from the coding sequence ATGTCTGGCCGTGGAAAGAAGGTGGGTGCTGCTGCTTCCAAGCGCAAGGCCACAGTGTCCAGGTCGACCAGGGCAGGCCTCCAGTTTCCCGTGGGCCGTGTTGCTTGCCTGCTGAAAAAGGGGAACTACGCACCGAGGGTGGGAACTGGGGCTGCAGTCTACCTCGCTTCAGTGCTGGAGTACCTGAGCGCTGAGGTGCTGGAGTTGGCAGGCAATGCCAGCAGAGACAACAAGAAGCACCGCATTGCTCCACGACACATACAGCTGGCTGTGAGGAACGACGAGGAGCTGAACGCGCTGCTGGGTAGCGTCACCATCTCTGAGGGAGGTGTGCTGCCCAACATCCAGGCCCAGCTGCTGCCCAAGAAAACAAAGGCTTCCAGAGATGCTGCTGACAGCAGTAAAGAGGTCCAGTCTCAGGAGTTTTAG
- the creg1 gene encoding protein CREG1: protein MTPPVKVLLLGALVLSAAQASLQIPPHEEVARMARFVVNRCDWASMATISTHEPVKGQPFSNAFSISDGPPGNGTGTPYLYLTHMEISVQDLQVNPQASMSVSLAQTPICKHKGYDPQSPLCAHIILSGSVQDVNGTEEADLAKKSLFSRHPEMIDWPVDHSWFFAKMNITQVWVLDYFGGVKMVSPEDYYKATPY, encoded by the exons ATGACCCCGCCGGTGAAGGTTCTGCTGCTGGGGGCTTTGGTCCTCTCGGCCGCCCAGGCGAGCCTCCAGATCCCCCCGCACGAGGAGGTCGCGCGGATGGCGCGGTTTGTGGTGAACCGCTGTGACTGGGCCTCCATGGCCACCATCTCCACTCACGAGCCCGTGAAAGGACAGCCGTTCTCCAACGCCTTCTCCATCAGCGACGGACCCCCGGGCAACGGGACCGGGACCCCCTACCTGTACCTCACACACATGGAGATCTCCGTGCAGGATCTGCAG GTGAATCCCCAGGCCTCCATGTCCGTGTCTCTGGCTCAGACCCCAATCTGTAAACACAAGGGCTACGACCCCCAAAGCCCCCTGTGTGCCCACATCATCCTCTCTGGCTCTGTACAAGAT gtGAATGGTACAGAAGAAGCTGATTTAGCAAAGAAGTCATTATTTAGCAGACATCCTGAGATGATTGACTGGCCGGTTGATCACAGCTGGTTCTTTGCTAAAATGAACATCACCCAGGTGTGGGTGCTGGACTATTTTGGCGGTGTGAAGATGGTGTCTCCTGAGGATTACTACAAGGCCACCCCgtattaa